A stretch of the uncultured Cohaesibacter sp. genome encodes the following:
- a CDS encoding phosphoglycerate dehydrogenase: MVMIVTTSPGFGKHGRVPDLIAEHGWTLVRCNDTGKPDGGVSEQIADADILVVGLVPVIAGSLLGAEKLKAVIKHGVGVDNIDIDACTAQKLPVCNTPAANADAVAELALGYMYAMARFIPQGHVSVTSGGWDRRVGTQIGGKVLGIVGLGNIGKRLAKLAIGVGVKVVATDPYADMAFAAEHDIAILPLDDLLAQSDFVSLHVFGGKDNAALINADTVGKMKAGAKLINLARGEVVDLDAVANALESGQLSGVAIDAYVSEPPDVSHPIFSHPNAIFTPHSGADTKEAVENVGLMVVEDIATLLEGGVPQRCLNAKDL, translated from the coding sequence ATGGTCATGATCGTCACGACATCGCCCGGCTTCGGCAAACACGGCCGGGTGCCTGACCTTATCGCAGAACATGGCTGGACGCTCGTGCGCTGCAACGACACCGGTAAGCCGGATGGTGGGGTATCTGAACAGATTGCCGACGCCGATATTCTGGTGGTCGGCTTGGTGCCAGTCATCGCGGGCAGTTTGCTGGGAGCTGAAAAGCTCAAAGCCGTGATCAAGCATGGCGTTGGTGTCGACAATATCGACATTGATGCCTGCACGGCGCAAAAATTGCCTGTTTGCAATACCCCTGCGGCCAATGCGGATGCGGTGGCGGAACTGGCCCTTGGCTATATGTACGCCATGGCGCGCTTCATACCGCAAGGTCATGTGAGCGTTACATCGGGCGGATGGGACCGTCGCGTTGGCACCCAGATCGGTGGCAAGGTGCTCGGCATTGTCGGACTTGGCAACATCGGCAAGCGGCTGGCAAAGCTCGCCATCGGTGTTGGTGTGAAGGTGGTCGCAACCGATCCTTATGCGGACATGGCCTTTGCAGCCGAGCATGATATTGCCATTCTGCCGCTTGATGACTTGCTGGCGCAGTCCGATTTTGTCTCCCTGCATGTCTTTGGTGGCAAGGACAATGCTGCTCTGATCAATGCGGACACCGTCGGGAAAATGAAAGCCGGTGCCAAATTGATCAATCTGGCCCGCGGCGAAGTGGTCGATCTCGACGCCGTAGCAAATGCGCTTGAGAGTGGCCAATTGAGCGGCGTTGCCATCGATGCCTATGTCAGCGAACCGCCCGATGTCAGTCATCCGATCTTTTCTCACCCCAATGCGATCTTCACACCCCATTCCGGCGCGGATACCAAGGAAGCGGTTGAGAATGTCGGTCTGATGGTGGTCGAGGATATTGCGACATTACTGGAAGGTGGCGTGCCTCAACGCTGCCTGAATGCCAAAGACCTCTAG
- a CDS encoding C4-dicarboxylate TRAP transporter substrate-binding protein, protein MKQKTLGTLILAGAMASLLGSTAMAADYTLSINTALATSDPLYKGLEAFQSNMKEASEGRLEVKLFPNSQLGPDEDVLEQARAGAPVAVIVDGGRLAVFQKELGVLGAPFLASGYDGIRKVVTSDLFEEWVKKLHDNSGHQILSFNWWQGERHLLTNKEINVPADLNGIRMRTPGAPVWTGTIAAMGATPTPMPWGEVYSALSANVIDGAEAQFPAIVGAKLDEVITHVTKTGHINLITGMVTSASWYDSLPADLQKILRDEALKAGDIASYGTQDALAGIEEDLKAKGISVRDIDVTPFKEATAKVYDDLGYGDLRDKLRAMAAK, encoded by the coding sequence ATGAAACAGAAGACACTCGGTACACTCATTCTCGCAGGTGCAATGGCCAGCTTGCTTGGCTCAACAGCCATGGCGGCAGACTATACTCTGAGCATCAACACAGCGCTTGCCACCTCGGATCCACTTTATAAAGGTCTGGAAGCCTTCCAGAGCAACATGAAGGAAGCGTCTGAGGGTCGTCTGGAAGTCAAACTCTTCCCGAACTCCCAGCTGGGTCCTGATGAAGACGTGCTTGAACAAGCCCGTGCTGGCGCTCCTGTTGCCGTGATTGTTGATGGTGGCCGTCTTGCGGTCTTCCAGAAGGAACTTGGCGTTCTTGGCGCTCCTTTCCTCGCATCCGGTTATGATGGCATCCGCAAGGTCGTCACCTCTGACCTGTTTGAAGAATGGGTCAAGAAACTGCATGACAATTCCGGTCATCAGATCCTCAGCTTCAACTGGTGGCAGGGCGAACGTCACCTGCTGACCAACAAGGAAATCAATGTCCCTGCGGACCTCAATGGCATCCGCATGCGGACCCCGGGCGCTCCGGTCTGGACCGGCACGATTGCCGCCATGGGTGCAACGCCGACCCCGATGCCTTGGGGTGAAGTCTATTCTGCCCTGTCGGCCAATGTGATCGATGGCGCCGAAGCCCAGTTCCCGGCAATCGTTGGGGCCAAGCTTGACGAAGTTATCACGCATGTCACCAAAACCGGCCACATCAATCTGATCACCGGCATGGTCACCTCGGCTTCCTGGTATGACAGCCTGCCTGCAGACCTGCAGAAAATCCTGCGCGACGAAGCCTTGAAAGCTGGCGACATTGCCTCTTATGGCACTCAGGATGCCCTAGCAGGCATCGAAGAAGATCTCAAAGCCAAGGGCATTTCTGTCCGCGACATCGATGTGACCCCATTCAAGGAAGCCACAGCCAAGGTTTATGATGATCTGGGCTATGGCGATCTGCGTGACAAACTTCGCGCTATGGCGGCAAAATAA
- a CDS encoding mannitol dehydrogenase family protein has translation MTSTPFPPNPNSDVALPDYDRSSLAVRMCHIGFGAFHRAHQAVYTDQLIGMGATDWAYREIELMGPPAPLNDLKTRDYLYSVVENGADSRKARVIGSVIDHRHMADCGSQAIVEAISEEAIEIVSITVTEKGYTLAADGGLDLNNPMVNADLANPENPKTVIGVLTAGLASRRKAGKKPFTILSCDNLPSNGHMVKRAVLDFATAIDADLAAWIETEARFPSTMVDRIVPAMTPESHNILSGVLGYDDPAGILCEPFRQWVIEDDFVSDRPDWDKAGATFTKDVLPFENMKLRMLNGSHSFLAYLGYLAGHETIADTMGDPVFKKAARDLMVLEQAPTLEAPGDVNLEDYADILIARYCNPSIRHRTWQIAMDGSQKLPQRALESIAHHLKQDTAFPRLALLVAGWMIYVSGTDLEGQPIEVSDPMADKLKSLANGDNADAIVGGLMGETGIFPQELANNARLKTALITAYETIKQQGVKAAIAAVG, from the coding sequence ATGACAAGCACTCCCTTCCCCCCAAATCCAAATTCTGATGTTGCTCTGCCAGATTATGATCGGTCTTCCTTGGCTGTTCGCATGTGCCATATCGGCTTTGGTGCCTTTCACCGTGCCCATCAGGCCGTCTATACCGATCAGTTGATCGGGATGGGGGCCACGGACTGGGCCTATCGGGAAATCGAGCTGATGGGACCTCCTGCGCCGCTCAATGATCTCAAGACCCGCGATTATCTTTACAGCGTTGTTGAAAATGGCGCGGACAGTCGCAAGGCCCGGGTGATTGGCTCGGTGATTGACCACCGTCATATGGCAGATTGCGGTTCTCAGGCCATCGTTGAGGCCATCAGCGAGGAGGCAATCGAGATTGTCTCGATCACTGTCACCGAGAAAGGCTACACACTGGCGGCCGATGGTGGGCTGGATCTTAACAATCCCATGGTCAACGCCGATCTTGCCAATCCTGAAAACCCCAAGACCGTGATCGGGGTCTTGACCGCCGGTCTTGCCAGCCGTCGCAAGGCAGGCAAAAAGCCATTCACCATCCTGTCGTGCGACAATCTCCCATCCAATGGCCACATGGTGAAACGGGCTGTGCTCGATTTTGCCACGGCCATCGACGCGGATCTGGCGGCATGGATTGAAACCGAAGCCCGGTTCCCCTCCACAATGGTGGACCGGATCGTTCCGGCCATGACACCGGAAAGCCACAATATTCTATCCGGTGTACTGGGTTATGATGACCCGGCTGGCATTCTTTGCGAGCCATTCCGCCAATGGGTCATTGAAGATGATTTTGTGTCTGATCGCCCTGATTGGGACAAGGCCGGTGCCACCTTCACCAAAGACGTTCTGCCTTTTGAGAATATGAAGCTGCGGATGCTCAATGGCTCCCACTCTTTCCTCGCCTATCTGGGCTATCTGGCAGGCCATGAAACCATTGCTGACACGATGGGTGATCCGGTCTTTAAAAAGGCCGCCCGTGATCTGATGGTTCTTGAACAGGCACCGACTCTCGAAGCTCCGGGTGACGTCAATCTGGAAGACTATGCGGACATCCTGATCGCGCGGTATTGCAATCCATCGATACGGCACCGCACGTGGCAAATTGCCATGGATGGCAGCCAGAAATTGCCTCAGCGCGCACTGGAATCGATTGCCCATCATCTCAAACAGGACACCGCATTCCCGCGTCTCGCTTTGCTGGTTGCTGGCTGGATGATTTATGTCAGCGGCACGGACCTTGAAGGGCAACCGATCGAGGTTTCCGACCCGATGGCAGACAAGCTCAAGTCCCTTGCCAATGGCGACAACGCAGACGCGATTGTCGGGGGCTTGATGGGCGAGACCGGCATCTTCCCGCAGGAGCTGGCCAACAATGCGCGCCTGAAAACCGCTTTGATCACCGCATATGAAACGATCAAACAACAGGGCGTGAAAGCAGCGATTGCTGCTGTGGGATAA
- a CDS encoding four-carbon acid sugar kinase family protein, whose amino-acid sequence MSNSATPPLVITVADDLTGALDSGVEFAKCGLETYVATAATHVEAALSHKPQCLVINTASREIGEAKAHHIHRTLRAALGDDLTHSLLFKKVDSRLKGNIATEINGLVGHDKRQVIVAPAIPDMGRRHQAGILSGVGIDQPVAIAERCDGISSPIYVPDVTGQDDFTPAIDAASAGALFVGAKGMAQALAQHLIAKRPVGGNAKRPSQCLEGSLLAAIGSLDPITLRQIDSLMTCNLESLRHIKAPNGHVSDVITKKTTSLLLQLTKGDSTQDSAEVGERFTALAASIFKLNQYDSLFCCGGQTAQDLLEALSIPLLKLNGELFPGVPVSEALLDSRPFWLITKSGGFGDPDLLANLFARQFSTPKA is encoded by the coding sequence ATGTCAAATTCAGCAACACCTCCTCTCGTCATCACCGTCGCTGATGACCTTACTGGTGCGCTGGATTCCGGGGTGGAATTTGCCAAATGTGGCCTTGAAACCTATGTGGCGACAGCCGCCACCCATGTGGAGGCAGCCCTATCCCACAAGCCGCAATGCCTTGTCATCAACACGGCAAGCCGGGAGATTGGCGAGGCAAAGGCCCATCATATCCATCGCACTCTGCGCGCGGCACTTGGCGACGATCTGACCCACAGCCTTCTGTTCAAAAAAGTGGATTCCCGCCTTAAAGGCAACATTGCAACAGAGATCAACGGGCTGGTTGGTCATGACAAAAGGCAGGTCATTGTTGCTCCTGCCATCCCGGACATGGGCCGTCGACATCAGGCGGGCATCTTGTCGGGGGTTGGCATAGACCAACCGGTTGCAATAGCAGAACGCTGCGACGGCATTTCCTCCCCGATCTATGTGCCAGATGTCACCGGGCAAGACGACTTTACGCCAGCGATTGACGCTGCATCAGCAGGGGCGCTTTTTGTGGGCGCCAAGGGCATGGCGCAAGCGCTTGCCCAACATCTGATCGCAAAGCGTCCTGTTGGCGGGAACGCAAAACGGCCATCTCAGTGTCTCGAAGGGTCTCTTCTAGCCGCCATTGGGTCACTAGACCCGATAACACTTCGCCAAATTGATTCCCTCATGACTTGCAATCTTGAGTCCTTACGTCACATTAAAGCCCCCAATGGCCATGTCAGCGACGTGATCACGAAAAAGACCACATCCTTGTTGCTTCAGCTCACAAAGGGGGACAGCACACAGGACAGTGCCGAAGTTGGCGAACGGTTCACTGCTTTGGCTGCTAGTATATTTAAGCTAAATCAATACGATAGCTTATTTTGCTGCGGTGGGCAGACCGCGCAGGATTTGCTCGAGGCCCTTTCGATTCCGCTGTTGAAACTGAACGGCGAGCTTTTTCCCGGCGTGCCTGTGTCAGAAGCCCTATTGGACAGTCGCCCTTTTTGGCTTATTACAAAGTCAGGCGGCTTTGGCGATCCTGATTTGCTGGCAAATTTGTTCGCACGCCAGTTCAGCACGCCAAAAGCATGA
- the uxuA gene encoding mannonate dehydratase, whose protein sequence is MRQTWRWFGPQDRVMIDDMLQAGVEGVVSALHHVPTGDVWTPEEITKRQQLIARCSDGSASGLAWEVVESLPVSEDIKKQKGDWRTHIANYKQSMKHLADAGIEIICYNFMPVLDWTRTNLAYRLPTGATCMRFDFIDFAVFDLFILERKGAKEDFPDEVIEAAKERFAKLDDAAKAELAESIIFGLPGDAEAPSMEKVRANLAEYDRISENQLRSNFVDFLAEIAPVAQSLGMRLGCHPDDPPFNLLGLPRVMSREADYKYLMDAVDIPANGITLCSGSLGARPDNDLPGMMERLGDRVHFLHLRNVVLESKDIKGSFYEAEHLGGHVDMVALMKAALAEEARRREAGRKDWSIPLRPDHGLDILDDLKRKAQPGYPAIGRLKGLAELRGIMVALEHA, encoded by the coding sequence ATGCGTCAGACGTGGCGTTGGTTTGGTCCACAGGACCGAGTAATGATCGATGATATGCTGCAGGCCGGCGTAGAAGGCGTTGTCAGTGCGCTACACCATGTCCCGACCGGTGATGTCTGGACACCCGAGGAAATCACCAAGCGCCAGCAATTGATCGCCCGCTGCTCGGATGGTTCGGCCTCCGGTCTTGCCTGGGAAGTGGTAGAGAGTCTGCCTGTTTCCGAGGATATCAAGAAGCAGAAAGGCGACTGGCGCACCCATATCGCCAATTACAAGCAGAGCATGAAGCATCTGGCCGATGCCGGCATCGAGATCATCTGCTACAATTTCATGCCTGTGCTCGATTGGACGCGCACAAATCTGGCCTATCGCTTACCGACCGGCGCGACCTGCATGCGGTTCGACTTTATCGACTTCGCGGTGTTTGATCTGTTCATTCTTGAACGCAAGGGCGCTAAGGAAGACTTTCCAGACGAGGTGATTGAGGCAGCGAAAGAGCGGTTTGCCAAACTGGATGATGCGGCAAAGGCCGAACTGGCAGAATCCATTATCTTTGGCTTGCCCGGCGATGCAGAAGCTCCGTCGATGGAAAAGGTCAGGGCCAATCTGGCTGAATATGACAGGATTTCGGAAAACCAGCTCCGCTCCAACTTTGTCGACTTTCTTGCGGAAATCGCACCCGTTGCCCAGAGCCTTGGCATGCGACTTGGGTGTCACCCCGATGACCCGCCATTCAACTTGTTGGGTTTGCCACGGGTCATGTCAAGAGAGGCCGATTACAAGTATCTGATGGATGCGGTGGACATTCCTGCGAACGGAATCACTCTGTGTTCCGGCTCTCTGGGCGCACGACCGGACAATGATCTGCCGGGCATGATGGAGCGACTTGGGGATCGGGTCCATTTCCTGCATCTGCGCAATGTGGTGCTGGAGAGCAAAGACATCAAAGGATCCTTCTACGAAGCCGAGCATCTTGGAGGCCATGTGGATATGGTGGCCTTGATGAAGGCGGCTCTGGCAGAGGAAGCAAGGCGGCGTGAAGCAGGACGAAAAGACTGGTCCATTCCGCTTCGCCCTGACCATGGA
- a CDS encoding GntR family transcriptional regulator, whose translation MDVLEQTKIDLRLPVAPQIHQILRQQIICNQLSPGSRMSEAELATGFAVSRQPVREAFIKLANDGLLDVLPNRGSFVRKISINAVMDARFVREAIEADIVKLVAQEHEANLDRVLGQQIDQQQKAVEQGDPDAFIELDELFHQTLAEAAKKAGAWAVIQSQKAQMDRVRYLSLGQQNIAKLVEQHRAITVAIADRDGATAEQAMRTHLRRIINDLPTIAQQKPELFEPGGN comes from the coding sequence ATGGATGTGCTCGAACAGACGAAGATTGATCTGCGCTTGCCGGTGGCACCGCAGATTCATCAAATTCTGCGACAGCAAATAATTTGCAATCAATTGTCTCCGGGGAGCCGCATGTCGGAAGCCGAACTGGCCACCGGATTTGCCGTTTCCAGACAACCGGTTCGCGAAGCCTTCATCAAGCTTGCCAATGACGGCCTGCTCGACGTGCTGCCAAACCGCGGGTCCTTCGTACGCAAAATTTCCATCAATGCTGTCATGGACGCCCGCTTCGTGCGCGAGGCGATTGAAGCGGACATCGTCAAGCTTGTTGCTCAAGAGCATGAAGCCAACCTTGATCGTGTGCTCGGCCAGCAAATTGACCAGCAACAAAAGGCAGTTGAACAGGGTGACCCTGACGCCTTCATTGAGCTGGATGAACTGTTCCATCAGACCCTTGCCGAAGCTGCCAAAAAGGCGGGTGCCTGGGCCGTTATTCAAAGCCAGAAGGCGCAGATGGATCGCGTTCGATATCTCAGCCTTGGCCAGCAAAATATCGCAAAGCTGGTCGAGCAACATCGTGCAATCACGGTCGCTATTGCCGATCGCGATGGCGCAACAGCGGAACAGGCGATGCGCACTCATTTGCGGCGGATCATCAATGATCTTCCAACCATTGCGCAGCAAAAGCCTGAATTATTCGAGCCTGGGGGCAATTGA
- the pdxA gene encoding 4-hydroxythreonine-4-phosphate dehydrogenase PdxA, with the protein MSAFPTPVSKLAITMGDPSGVGPEVILKAFHDLPKEKRARLLVIGDLAVLKRAALACNFKPLFHAYGTEPEEAGASLEVYDIPIEGLPDQFGVLSDVCGEACYQYIAKGVELAQSSAIKGIVTAPINKAALNAAGHHFDGHTGMLAHLTQSKSSFMLLADPKLKVIHASTHVSLRDAIERATPERIFATIQAGDAHLKRLGYDKPKIGVAGLNPHCGEGGLFGDEDERNIRPGIEMAQAQGIDVAGPIPADTAYYRASQGEFDLMVAQYHDQGHIPIKLIAFDSAVNVSLGLPIDRVSVDHGTAFDIAGKGLAKHENMICAITYGLRLADAST; encoded by the coding sequence ATGAGTGCCTTTCCTACGCCGGTTTCCAAACTGGCCATCACCATGGGCGACCCTTCGGGTGTCGGACCGGAAGTTATCCTGAAAGCGTTTCACGACCTACCCAAAGAGAAACGCGCGCGCCTTCTGGTGATTGGGGACCTTGCCGTCTTGAAGAGGGCCGCACTTGCTTGCAATTTCAAACCTCTGTTTCATGCCTATGGCACCGAGCCGGAAGAGGCAGGGGCCAGCCTTGAGGTTTATGATATCCCGATTGAGGGCCTGCCTGACCAATTTGGTGTGCTGAGCGACGTATGCGGCGAAGCCTGCTATCAATATATCGCCAAAGGGGTTGAATTGGCCCAGTCCAGTGCCATCAAGGGCATTGTGACGGCGCCGATCAACAAGGCAGCCCTGAATGCCGCCGGGCACCATTTTGATGGCCATACAGGCATGTTGGCGCATCTGACCCAGTCAAAATCGTCCTTCATGTTGCTGGCCGATCCGAAGCTGAAGGTCATTCATGCCTCCACCCATGTCTCGCTGCGTGATGCCATCGAGCGGGCGACACCGGAACGGATTTTCGCAACCATCCAGGCAGGCGATGCGCATCTCAAGCGCCTTGGCTACGACAAGCCGAAAATTGGCGTGGCCGGTCTCAATCCCCATTGCGGAGAGGGCGGTCTGTTTGGCGATGAGGATGAGCGCAACATTCGCCCCGGTATCGAGATGGCGCAGGCACAGGGCATTGATGTGGCTGGCCCAATTCCAGCCGACACCGCCTATTACCGCGCCTCACAAGGTGAGTTTGATCTGATGGTTGCCCAGTATCATGATCAGGGTCACATCCCGATCAAGTTGATCGCCTTTGATAGTGCCGTCAATGTTTCGCTGGGGCTGCCCATCGACCGTGTCTCGGTCGACCATGGAACAGCCTTTGACATTGCTGGCAAGGGCCTTGCCAAGCATGAAAATATGATCTGTGCCATCACATATGGTCTGCGTCTGGCAGACGCCTCCACCTGA
- a CDS encoding TRAP transporter small permease encodes MPGFLGKIEFAVGAILLAIITVLVFIAAVMRFFGYPLIWSVDLAQLLFIWLCFIGATRAMRERVHLGVDYLVRLFPFGTRRLIETVLAVVFIGFLLLLAKEGYRLTMLNWQRIFGDSGLSYAWVTIAVPVGSILLSISILSNLIISWRSSPDNDQLIFIRRSSDKEAATDTTSTEL; translated from the coding sequence ATGCCGGGTTTTCTGGGAAAAATAGAATTTGCCGTTGGAGCAATCCTGCTGGCCATCATCACGGTGCTGGTCTTCATTGCGGCAGTCATGCGGTTTTTTGGCTATCCGTTGATCTGGTCGGTGGATCTGGCACAATTGCTGTTCATCTGGCTGTGTTTCATCGGCGCGACGCGCGCCATGCGTGAACGCGTTCATCTGGGCGTTGACTATCTTGTGCGCCTCTTCCCGTTTGGCACACGCAGGCTGATCGAGACAGTGCTGGCTGTGGTCTTTATCGGCTTTCTGTTGCTGTTGGCCAAAGAGGGATATCGCCTGACCATGCTCAATTGGCAGCGGATTTTTGGCGATTCCGGCCTTTCTTATGCCTGGGTGACCATTGCCGTTCCTGTTGGGTCGATCCTGCTTTCCATTTCCATCCTGTCCAATTTGATCATCTCCTGGCGTTCAAGCCCTGATAATGATCAGCTCATCTTCATTCGCAGATCCTCCGACAAAGAGGCTGCGACAGACACGACTTCAACGGAGCTGTGA
- a CDS encoding FadR/GntR family transcriptional regulator: protein MSFTEDTSSGKGKGKSSLSDRVYNLLYTRISNGDYQENQKLPTEAVMAEEFGVSRPVLRSAMDRLRDKGLIYSRQGAGSFVKVQHNKTLSYAKVETIADIQRCYEFRLSMEPQAAYYAAMRRNDEALSEIEAALELMDQATHNLTHKEDADYAFHIAIAKACNNHYFEASMGALREHIHVGMKMHGQSLMDDASSSLGRVFKEHVGICDSIRNKDPDLAQKLMTLHIEHSRDRLFEGRLLDLAL from the coding sequence ATGAGTTTCACTGAAGATACGTCCTCCGGCAAAGGCAAAGGCAAGAGTTCCTTGTCTGACCGTGTCTATAACCTGCTCTATACCCGGATTTCCAACGGGGACTATCAGGAAAACCAGAAACTTCCAACCGAAGCGGTCATGGCAGAGGAATTCGGCGTTTCACGTCCGGTTCTGCGGTCTGCCATGGATCGTCTGCGTGACAAGGGATTGATCTATTCCCGGCAGGGTGCGGGCAGCTTTGTCAAGGTGCAGCACAACAAGACCCTCAGCTATGCCAAGGTTGAGACAATCGCCGACATTCAACGCTGCTATGAATTTCGGCTGTCGATGGAACCGCAGGCCGCTTATTATGCAGCCATGCGTCGCAACGATGAGGCCCTGAGTGAAATTGAGGCCGCGCTTGAACTGATGGATCAGGCGACCCACAATCTCACCCACAAGGAAGATGCGGATTATGCCTTCCACATCGCGATCGCCAAGGCTTGCAACAACCATTACTTCGAGGCCTCCATGGGCGCCCTGCGCGAACATATTCATGTGGGCATGAAGATGCACGGCCAATCGCTGATGGATGATGCCAGCTCAAGTCTGGGACGGGTATTCAAAGAGCATGTGGGCATTTGCGACTCCATCCGCAACAAAGATCCGGATCTGGCGCAAAAACTGATGACCCTCCATATCGAGCATTCCCGTGACCGCCTGTTTGAAGGGCGACTGCTGGATCTGGCTCTTTAG
- a CDS encoding TRAP transporter large permease has product MALIAFIFFLLMVLGAPVAFAIGISGFAFFVTSDVMPVSIGVQKIATVSQSFPLLAVPFFVLAGHLMNESDITERLFRFSKVALGWMSGGLALVSIFLSTLMGGVSGSAVADAAMEARILGPQMLANRYTKGYTASVIALSSLITATIPPSIGLILYGYVGQVSIGRLFLAGVIPGLMMMCFLMVAAYLIAKKRNYVIDAAKKPTAREVGVAAWDAKWALLFPVLLIISIRGGIFTPSEVGAFAVVYAIVIGRFAHGIMTFEAAKRAFGYALSDIGMIMLIILMSGMIGFAIIFMQVPQSVAGFLLSSISEPHLIVGVILIFLLISGLFFESTILVLLLTPIFVPVIKSAGVDPVHFGILMMTIVTLGSMTPPVGVAMFTVCSLLETPIDEYVKESLPFLLAILCLVLLLLFVPEIVLFLPNWAFG; this is encoded by the coding sequence ATGGCCTTGATAGCATTTATCTTCTTTCTACTGATGGTTCTGGGCGCTCCGGTGGCTTTTGCCATTGGCATTTCCGGCTTCGCCTTCTTTGTAACCTCCGATGTCATGCCGGTATCCATTGGCGTTCAGAAAATCGCCACGGTGTCCCAGAGCTTTCCTCTTCTGGCCGTTCCCTTCTTTGTTCTGGCTGGCCATCTGATGAATGAGAGCGATATCACCGAACGGCTGTTTCGCTTTTCCAAGGTCGCTCTTGGCTGGATGTCCGGCGGTCTGGCTTTGGTGTCGATTTTCCTCTCCACCCTGATGGGCGGTGTGTCCGGCTCGGCGGTGGCAGATGCTGCCATGGAGGCCCGCATCCTTGGGCCTCAGATGCTCGCAAACCGCTATACCAAGGGATATACAGCGTCGGTGATTGCACTCAGTTCGCTGATCACCGCAACGATTCCCCCCTCCATCGGGCTTATCCTGTATGGATATGTCGGTCAGGTCTCCATCGGTCGCCTGTTTCTTGCTGGCGTGATCCCCGGTCTGATGATGATGTGTTTTCTGATGGTGGCGGCCTATCTGATCGCCAAGAAACGGAACTATGTCATCGACGCAGCCAAGAAACCCACCGCGCGCGAGGTTGGTGTTGCTGCATGGGACGCCAAATGGGCCCTGCTCTTTCCGGTTCTGCTGATCATTTCAATCCGCGGCGGGATTTTCACACCGTCAGAAGTCGGTGCGTTCGCGGTGGTTTATGCCATCGTGATTGGTCGTTTCGCGCATGGTATCATGACCTTTGAAGCCGCCAAGCGAGCCTTTGGCTATGCGCTCAGCGACATTGGCATGATCATGCTGATCATCCTGATGAGCGGCATGATCGGATTTGCCATCATCTTCATGCAGGTGCCTCAGTCGGTTGCGGGCTTCCTGCTCAGTTCGATCTCCGAGCCGCATCTGATCGTTGGGGTCATTCTGATCTTCCTGCTGATTTCAGGCCTATTTTTTGAGAGCACCATTCTGGTTCTACTGCTCACCCCGATTTTCGTGCCGGTGATCAAGAGTGCCGGGGTTGATCCCGTCCATTTTGGCATCCTGATGATGACCATTGTCACGCTTGGATCCATGACACCCCCCGTAGGGGTGGCCATGTTCACGGTCTGCAGTCTGCTCGAAACACCGATTGATGAATATGTGAAGGAAAGTCTGCCGTTCCTTTTGGCTATTCTGTGTCTGGTCCTGCTGCTTCTCTTCGTTCCCGAGATTGTCCTCTTCCTGCCCAATTGGGCCTTTGGTTAG